The Drechmeria coniospora strain ARSEF 6962 chromosome 02, whole genome shotgun sequence genome has a segment encoding these proteins:
- a CDS encoding SWIRM domain-containing protein yields the protein MADKPAHQHPHQPPIAPEPAATSSARLHPAQRLPPHLSTLYSYFHPPPPPSPSSSASEPQRNPKRPLHPSMGPPPRPAQPMEAPKFAVSSLMSPPQAIHDSFTHDSSLSDRAPPETKHGKGGPFSARQPLPMSPPVSPDSNPIGPAAATADRRSPSSSSSSSSSVRAVQKDPLLYPNDEHLASMHPQAPLFRPTELEQQHLHHRRIVDDHVRARSPVIFASGLAPPRRDEYELALTFRSQVMKHFTTNRRGWLRQERALLEADRRAGRRGHGMLRLPSRATRPVAAKPVVVVKARSGSAERFPRTADHGRQGATRIRKDGAAAGPARGARPAHGRLSATPEPSRRVVAPNREDKDFAALPDYCPSLDTLPSRANSLKVDWKGQPIDLGNDPHRSLLHPDEVLLAGNLRLDCATYLTSKRRIFERRLQCLHRGKEFRKTDAQQACKIDVNKASKLWTAYERVGWLDAAHVRRFL from the coding sequence ATGGCTGACAAACCAGCCCATCAGCACCCTCATCAGCCTCCCATCGCCCCCGAGCCTGCTGCTACTTCTTCTGCTCGTCTGCATCCCGCCCAACGATTGCCTCCTCACCTCTCGACGCTCTATTCCTACTTtcatccaccaccaccgccgtccccgtcgtcatcggcctccGAACCGCAGCGGAATCCGAAGCGTCCATTGCACCCGTCGATGggcccgccgcctcgcccggcCCAACCCATGGAGGCGCCCAAGTTCGCCGTCAGCAGCCTCATGTCTCCTCCCCAGGCCATCCACGACAGCTTCACCCACGATTCCTCCCTCTCGGACCGGGCACCCCCCGAGACGAAACATGGCAAAGGTGGACCGTTCTCGGCGCGGCAGCCGCTGCCCATGTCGCCTCCCGTCTCGCCCGACAGCAACCCCATTgggcctgcggcggcgacggccgaccggcgctcgccctcgtcgtcgtcgtcgtcgtcgtcgtcggtgaggGCCGTCCAGAAGGATCCGCTTCTCTACCCCAACGACGAGCACCTGGCGTCGATGCACCCTCAGGCGCCGCTCTTCCGGCCGACggagctcgagcagcagcatctccaccaccgccgcatcgtcgacgaccacgTGCGCGCCCGGTCGCCTGTCATCTTCGCCTCCGGCCTCGCCCCGCCTCGACGGGACGAGTACGAGCTCGCCTTGACGTTTCGCTCCCAGGTCATGAAGCATTTCACGACGAACCGCCGCGGCTGGCTGCGACAGGAGCGTGCCCTGCTCGAGGCCGATcgccgcgccggccgccgcggccacggTATGCTGCGGCTCCCCTCGCGCGCGACGAGACCCGTCGCGGCcaagcccgtcgtcgtcgtcaaggcccgcagcggcagcgccgaACGCTTCCCCAGGACGGCCGACCATGGGCGCCAGGGTGCCACGCGGATCCGCAAGGATGGCGCGGCCGCGGGCCCGGCGAGAGGTGCGAGACCCGCCCACGGCCGCCTTAGCGCCACGCCGGAGCCGTCGCGGCGCGTCGTGGCCCCGAACCGCGAGGACAAGGACTTTGCCGCGCTGCCCGACTACTGCCCCTCGCTCGACACGCTGCCGAGCAGGGCCAACAGCCTCAAGGTCGACTGGAAGGGCCAGCCCATCGACCTCGGCAACGACCCCCACCGGTCGCTGCTTCACCCCGACGAggtgctgctggccggcAACCTTCGTCTCGACTGCGCCACGTACCTGACGAGCAAGCGGCGCATCTTCGAGCGCCGCCTCCAGTGCCTGCACAGGGGCAAGGAGTTTCGCAAGACGGACGCCCAGCAGGCCTGCAAGATTGACGTCAACAAGGCGTCGAAGCTCTGGACCGCCTACGAGCGCGTCGGCtggctcgacgccgcccacgTCCGCCGCTTCCTGTGa
- a CDS encoding F-box domain containing protein encodes MPTKRRRPSHDDTDSAEGLVAGHDDHDDDGHDHAHDLHGFRNGDGDHLRRQVKRSKGVDIISFLSDELLVRILALCNERTLLRLSPVSKRFHRLAGDSQLWRPHYYHRFILPRAHRIPGFRTGAAAASSKLRYSAQRSAWADGGWGRRGGLEGADQAPADVVDVVDWKKQYKLRHNWTRGRCALGEMPVRDMQRNQVPDRQTLVKVVDGLAVTADGESGLRVWDLKTRRLIVEDRLETDENGFRRPTCLAVDHRRLPGGPLDISAGFEDGTFGIWRLDPGHGKLVLLCRQAQGYFGELVAVAYGHPFVLTATRLGFVSLYTFATPRPRDDGAAASESAEHSHERRDGPVPRPGVDLAPFPQPRQLTSLKSHSTRAPLALSIRTTAKSVVASIAYTFDTVGGWSIGIQDLDIRPSGLSIPDVVSSRVASTLPTQTRRSRPSSAASTYASTGAPSRNHLVESDSDGPIRLCYSHPYLLATLPDNTLVLHLCTSTATSLSISPGIRLWGHTSGISDAEITPRGKAVSVSTRGDEIRLWELEGRVGGSSVEVKPRHRDEKAGPPTGTISGPRCPDPDDRKNWVGFDDEMVVVLKEARDGRESLMVYDFT; translated from the coding sequence ATGCCTACCAAGCGGCGGCGACCGTCCCACGATGACACCGACAGCGCAGAGGGGCTCGTCGCTGGCCACGAtgaccatgacgacgacggccacgatcATGCTCACGACCTCCACGGCTTCCgcaacggcgacggggaCCATCTGCGTCGGCAGGTAAAGCGCAGCAAGGGCGTCGACATCATCTCCTTCCTCTCGGACGAGCTGCTGGTccgcatcctcgccctctgcAACGAACGCaccctcctccgcctctcGCCCGTGTCGAAGCGCTTCcaccgcctcgccggcgactcCCAGCTCTGGCGTCCTCACTACTACCATCGGTTCATCCTCCCTCGCGCCCACCGCATCCCCGGCTTCCGCAccggcgcggccgccgcctcgagcaAGCTGCGCTACTCGGCCCAGAGGTCGGCgtgggccgacggcggctgggGCCGTCGCGGGGGCCTCGAGGGTGCCGACCAGGcgcccgccgacgtcgtcgatgtcgtcgactGGAAGAAGCAGTACAAGCTCCGCCACAACTGGACCCGGGGCCGCtgcgccctcggcgagatGCCCGTCCGTGACATGCAGCGGAACCAGGTCCCCGACAGGCAGACGCTCgtcaaggtcgtcgacgggctcgccgtcaccgccgacggcgagtcgGGCCTGCGCGTTTGGGACCTCAAGACGCGCAGGCTCATCGTCGAGGACCGtctcgagacggacgagaaTGGCTTCCGGCGCCCGACGTGCTTGGCCGTCGACCATCGGCGACTCCCTGGAGGCCCCCTGGACATATCCGCCGGCTTCGAAGACGGCACCTTTGGCATCTGGAGGCTGGACCCCGGCCACGGGAAGCTCGTCCTGCTATGCCGACAGGCGCAAGGCTACTTTGgagagctcgtcgccgttgcgTACGGTCATCCCTTCGTCCTGACCGCCACGAGGctcggcttcgtctcgcTGTACACCTTTGCCACCCCCCGTccccgcgacgacggcgcagcagCTTCCGAGTCCGCCGAGCATTCGCACGAGCGGCGAGATGGCCCCGTGCCGCGGCCCGGTGTCGACCTCGCACCATTCCCGCAGCCGCGGCAGCTCACATCGCTCAAGTCTCACAGCACGCGGGCGCCGCTGGCCCTGTCCAtacggacgacggccaagtctgtcgtcgcctccatcgCCTACACCTTTGACACGGTTGGCGGCTGGTCCATAGGCATCCAGGACCTCGACATCAGGCCTTCGGGCCTCTCGATCCCCGACGTCGTCTCCTCCCGCGTCGCCTCGACGTTGCCAACGCAGACGCGCCGATCCAGACCTtcatcggcggcatcaaCGTACGCGAGCACGGGCGCGCCGTCGCGGAACCATCTCGTCGAGTCGGACAGTGACGGTCCCATCAGGTTGTGCTACAGTCACCCCTACCTTCTCGCCACCTTGCCCGACAACACCCTGGTCCTGCACCTCTGCACCTCCACGGCCACCTCGCTGTCCATCTCGCCCGGAATCCGCCTTTGGGGGCACACGTCCGGCATCTCGGATGCCGAGATCACGCCTCGCGGGAAAGCCGTCAGCGTCAGCACCCGAGGCGACGAGATTCGCCTGTGGGAGCTGGAAggacgcgtcggcggcagcagcgtcGAGGTGAAGCCTAGGCATCGGGATGAGAAAGCCGGCCCGCCGACGGGCACCATTTCCGGCCCAAGATGCCCGGATCCTGACGATAGGAAGAACTGGGttggcttcgacgacgagatggtcGTCGTGCTCAAGGAGGCGCGCGACGGCCGGGAGAGCCTGATGGTCTATGACTTTACTTGA
- a CDS encoding Heat shock protein DnaJ — translation MSSAAQITIPLPSLPEGWSAEKDFKAVGHISSAAQRCIEPVGPHFLAHARRSRNKRTFSEDDRIQAQENAKKVEDGEESDASEPEDPMMLQLQAKDWKTQDHYKVLGITKYRWKATEEQIKKAHRRKVLKHHPDKKAAQGATEDDQFFKCIQKATDVLLDPVKRRQYDSVDDEADVEPPTKKQLQKGDFYKLWSKVFKSEARFSKSHPVPTFGAVDSGKDHVEEFYNFWYNFDSWRSFEYLDEDVPDDNENRDQKRHVERKNASARKKKKAEDNTRLRKLLDDASAGDERIKRFRQEANAAKNKKRLDKEAAEKRAADEAQAKKEAEAKAAQEAEERAKTERESSKKAKEAAKNAIKKNKRVLKGSVKDANYFSAGGDASASQIDAVLNDVELVQGKIDADEIAALAGKLNGLTVADKIKAVWSDEVKRLVAAGQLKEGDAKTLS, via the exons ATGTCCTCTGCTGCGCAAATCACCATCCCGCTACCCTCCCTGCCCGAGGGATGGAGTGCGGAGAAAGACttcaaggccgtcggccacATCTCAAGCGCCGCGCAGCGCTGCATCGAGCCCGTCGGCCCTCACTTCCTCGCCCACGCCCGTCGATCACGCAACAAGCGCACCTTTTCCGAGGATGATCGCATCCAGGCGCAGGAGAACGCCAAAAAggtcgaagacggcgaggagagcgaCGCCAGCGAGCCCGAGGACCCCATGATGCTGCAGCTGCAGGCCAAGGACTGGAAG ACCCAGGATCACTACAAGGTGCTCGGCATCACAAAGTACCGCTGGAAGGCCACCGAGGAGCAGATCAAGAAGGCGCACCGCAGAAAGGTGCTCAAGCATCACCCCGACAAGAAGGCGGCCCAGGGCGCCACCGAGGATGACCAGTTCTTCAAGTGCATCCAAAAGGCCACcgacgtcctcctcgaccccgTCAAGCGTCGCCAGTACGactcggtcgacgacgaggccgacgtcgagccgcCGACCAAGAAGCAGCTGCAAAAGGGCGACTTCTACAAGCTGTGGTCCAAGGTCTTCAAGTCCGAGGCCCGCTTCTCCAAGTCGCACCCGGTGCCGACGtttggcgccgtcgactccgGCAAGGACCACGTTGAGGAGTTTTACAACTTCTGGTACAACTTTGACAGCTGGCGAAGCTTCGAgtacctcgacgaggacgtgccGGACGACAACGAGAACCGTGACCAGAAGCGCCACGTCGAGCGGAAGAATGCCAGCGCgcgcaagaagaagaaggccgaGGACAACACGCGTCTGCGCAAGCTGCTAGACGACGCGtcggcgggcgacgagcgcATCAAGCGCTTCCGACAGGAGGCCAACGCGGCCAAGAACAAGAAGCGCCTCgacaaggaggcggccgagaagcgcgcggccgacgaggcgcaggccaagaaggaggccgaggcgaaggcggccCAGGAGGCTGAGGAGCGCGCCAAGACGGAGCGTGAATCGtccaagaaggccaaggaggcggccaagaacgccatcaagaagaacaagCGCGTGCTCAAGGGCTCCGTCAAGGACGCCAACTACTTTTCCGCCGGAGGCgacgcgtcggcgtcacagatcgacgccgtgctgaacgacgtcgagctcgtccaggGCAAGattgacgccgacgagattGCCGCCCTGGCCGGCAAGCTGAACGGTctgaccgtcgccgacaagatCAAGGCGGTGTGGAGCGACGAGGTGAAGCGGctcgtcgctgccggccaGCTCAAGGAGGGCGATGCGAAGACGCTGAGCTAG
- a CDS encoding hypothetical protein (related to cell cycle control protein cwf5) encodes MPPQIKQDLNRSGWESTDFPSVCESCLPENPYVKMVKEDYGAECKLCTRPFTIFSWNVDRAQGGKKRTIICLTCARLKNCCQSCMLDLSFGLPIAVRDAALKMVAPGPQSDINREYFAQNNEKLIEEGKVGTDEYEKTDDKARELLRRLAASKPYFRKGRAVDESELTQASAIGAGSGGPGPVRTRHTRAAVAAGARPRGGRGRQAFPSAALLPPSPGDWLPPDDRNIMSLFVTGIEDDLPEHKLRDHFKAFGKIKSLVCSHMSHCAFVNYETREAAEKAAAACEGRAVIAGCPLRIRWGQPKAIGTMDREQRSQMLRDARVVKGKARSLGHGAIEGASQQGADGHAEARAVPLPPGADEPNYASLSGD; translated from the exons ATGCCGCCCCAAATCAAGCAGGACCTGAACCGATCGGGCTGGGAGTCGACCGACTTCCCGTCCGTCTGCGAATCGTGTCTTCCCGAAAACCCGTACGTCAAGATGGTCAAGGAGGACTACGGTGCCGAGTGCAAACTG TGCACTCGGCCGTTTACCATATTCTCGTGGAACGTTGATCGTGCCCAGGGCGGCAAGAAGCGAACCATCATCTGCCTCACCTGCGCGCGCCTCAAGAACTGCTGCCAGAGCTGCATGCTCGACCTTTCCTTCGGCCTTCCCATCGCCGTGCGGGATGCGGCCCTGAAAATGGTCGCGCCTGGCCCGCAATCCGACATCAACAGGGAATACTTTGCCCAGAACAACGAGAAGCTCATCGAGGAGGGCAAGGTCGGCACGGACGAGTACGAGAAGACGGACGACAAGGCACGCGAGCTTCTGCGTCGCTTGGCCGCGAGCAAGCCATACTTTCGAAAGGGTCGGGCCGTGGACGAATCCGAACTGACACAGGCCAGCGCCATCGGTGCCGGTTCGGGCGGCCCGGGACCCGTCAGGACACGACATACgcgggccgccgtcgccgcgggcGCCAGGccacgaggcggccgaggtcgacagGCGTTCCCCAGCGCAGCTCTGCTGCCCCCGAGCCCCGGCGACTGGCTGCCGCCGGACGACCGAAACATCATGTCGCTGTTCGTGACGGGAATCGAAGACGACCTGCCGGAGCACAAGCTCCGTGACCATTTCAAGGCATTCGGCAAGATCAAGAGCTTGGTGTGCTCGCACATGTCACACTGCGCATTCGTCAACTACGAGACTAgagaggcggcggagaaggcggcggcggcgtgcgaGGGTCGGGCGGTCATTGCCGGATGCCCCCTGCGGATACGCTGGGGACAGCCGAAAGCGATCGGGACGATGGATAGGGAGCAGCGGTCGCAGATGTTGCGAGATGCGCGCGTCGTCAAAGGAAAGGCGAGGAGTTTGGGTCACGGCGCGATCGAGGGCGCGTCGCAGCAAGGCGCAGACGGGCACGCCGAGGCTCGAGCGGTGCCGCTTCCGCCTGGGGCGGACGAACCCAACTACGCAAGCCTTTCCGGCGATTAG
- a CDS encoding sterol 24-C-methyltransferase: MVSSSTKSNLEREDHGRDAAFNKALHGNSAQARGGIAAMFSKGSDAKKAAVDEYFKHWDNKPAADETPEQRAARTAEYATLTRHYYNLATDLYEYGWGQSFHFCRFSHGESFYQAIARHEHYLAHSMGIKEGAKVLDVGCGVGGPAREIAKFSGAHVTGYNNNDYQIQRATHYAAKEGLSHQVDFVKGDFMQMSFPDNTFDYVYAIEATVHAPTLEGIYSEIFRVLKPGGVFGVYEWLMTDEYDNDNLHHREIRLGIEQGDGISNMCKVEEALAAMKTAGFEMLRNEDLADRPDPSPWYWPLSGELRYIQSVGDIFTILRMTTWGRTIAHNVAGLLEMVKLAPAGTKKTADSLALAADCLVAGGREKLFTPMYLMVGRKPTA; this comes from the exons ATGgtttcctcctccaccaagTCCAACCTCGAGCGCGAGGACCACGGTCGCGATGCCGCCTTCAACAAGGCCCTCCACGGCAACTCGGCCCAGGCCCGCGGTGGAATCGCCGCCATGTTCTCCAAGGGCAGCGATGCCAAgaaggccgccgtcgacgagtaCTTCAAGCATTGGGATAAcaagcccgccgccgacgagacgccCGAACAGCGAGCC GCCCGAACCGCCGAGTACGCGACTCTGACGAGACA TTATTACAACCTGGCCACCGacctgtacgagtacggctGGGGCCAGTCGTTCCACTTCTGCCGCTTCTCCCACGGAGAGTCCTTCTACCAGGCCATCGCCCGTCACGAGCACTACCTCGCCCACAGCATGGGAATCAAGGAGGGCGCCAAGGttctcgacgtcggctgcggcgtcggcggccctgCTCGGGAGATTGCCAAGTTCTCCGGCGCCCACGTCACGggctacaacaacaacgactACCAGATTCAACGCGCCACCCACTACGCCGCCAAGGAGGGATTGTCGCACCAGGTCGACTTCGTCAAGGGTGACTTCATG CAAATGTCGTTCCCGGACAACACCTTCGACTACGTCTACGCCATCGAGGCCACCGTCCACGCGCCCACGCTCGAGGGCATCTACAGCGAAATCTTCCGCGTCTTGAAGCCCGGCGGCGTCTTTGGCGTCTACGAGTGGCTGATGACCGACGAGTATGACAACGACAACCTGCACCACCGTGAGatccgcctcggcatcgagcaAGGAGACGGCATCTCCAACATGTgcaaggtcgaggaggccctGGCCGCGATGAAGACGGCCGGCTTCGAGATGCTGCGGAAcgaggacctcgccgaccgCCCAGACCCCTCTCCTTGGTACTGGCCCCTGTCGGGCGAGCTGCGATACATCCAGTCCGTCGGCGACATCTTCACCATCCTGCGCATGACCACCTGGGGCCGCACCATCGCCCACAACGTCGCCGGCCTTTTGGAGATGGTCAAGCTGGCCCCCGCGGGCACGAAGAAGACGGCAGAcagcctcgccctcgccgccgactgCCTCGTCGCAGGTGGCCGCGAGAAGCTCTTCACCCCCATGTACCTCATGGTTGGCCGCAAGCCTACCGCGTAG
- a CDS encoding multidrug resistance protein 1 has protein sequence MTLARGTEASSDGQTDSVDSPVMDDKTTDGSSSFSYFLRVFTYNDAKGWAMNALALLCIIAAGTVLPLMDVVFGKFINVFNDFVSGAMTPDVYVSEVGRYTLYFVYLFVAKFALTYAWTILINVTAIRTTKRLRVDFVRQTLRQEISFFDTPSSSLSGQITTNGNLVNNGISEKLGLTIQAMASFITAFIVAFAVQWKLTLVVLAIVPLNLVVTVICVVKDTLIEHRIFDIYSESGSLAQEAFSTIRTAHAFWAFPKLGHRFDAILERARTVGGKKSLLYAILFPVEFFCVIAGYALAFWYGIRMYASGEIEQPGTVVTVIFAVLVAAQALTQIAPQTIAISKATAAAQDLFAVIDRKSAMDSLSTEGVRIPDFKGEIKLRGVKFAYPSRPAVAVLHGLDLDILPGRTTALVGASGSGKSTIFGLLERWYPFSQGTILLDGYKIEDLNLQWLRTNVRLVQQEPTLFSGSIYQNVVDGLTGTDMAGLGVEEKRRLVREACEAAFAHDFIEELPNAYDTHIGERGASLSGGQKQRIVIARSIISNPRVLLLDEATSALDPNAENIVQAALNNVARGRTMIAIAHRLSTIRDADNIVVMSKGDTVESGTHQQLVLVGGAYARLVQAQDLREGTGRGGTDDDVELEKEGGLENLDVALTKVSTTGTISAGSDDDKDKDNYSLFRGMFLILGEQKTLHWPMFISIICCFVGGGSYPVIAILFAKTMTAFETKDVAEGDFYSLMFFIVALANLVAFAVAGWLANVLAQTVMKFYRAEIFNNTLRQDMSFFDRPQNSTGALVSRLAAEPTSLQELLSMNVTLLVVNLVNLVSSSILAIAVGWKLGLVLALGALPVLVGAGYVRIRLEFKFDDDTAGRFAESSGIAAEAVMGIRTVASLALETEVVARYEERLMGIAQRAIGSLGWKMLFYALSQSVSFLVMALGFWYGGKLVSTGEYTTAQFYTVFIAVIFSGEAAAMLFQYTTSITKARTAINYIFRLRRERALDDTEDDPSCDSEDSVEKSIRGTEIACSDVRFAYPIRPKRKVLNGIDAIFKSGKMVALVGASGCGKSTMVALLERFYDPISGAITANGRDMKTLDRCRYRRDVALVQQEPVLYQGSIRENISLGIEYGDPTEEAVVEACRSANVWDFIASLPQGLDTPCGNQGLSLSGGQRQRIAIARALVRKPRLLLLDEATSSLDTESENIVKEALDKAAEGRTTVAVAHRLSTVRDAHLIVVFAQGRIVERGTHDELLEKKGLYLQMVLGQSLDREAA, from the exons ATGACCCTCGCACGCGGCACCGAGGCCTCGTCGGATGGCCAGACCGACTCCGTTGACTCGCCCGTCATGGACGACAAAACCACCGACGGCTCTTCGAGCTTCAGCTACTTCCTG CGCGTCTTCACCTACAACGATGCCAAGGGCTGGGCCATGAACGCCCTTGCCCTCCTctgcatcatcgccgccggcacggTCCTGCCGCTCATggacgtcgtcttcggcaAGTTCATCAACGTCTTCAACGACTTTGTGAGCGGTGCCATGACCCCCGATGTCTACGTCTCCGAGGTTGGCCGCTACAC CCTCTACTTTGTCTACCTCTTCGTCGCCAAGTTTGCCCTCACCTACGCCTGGACCATCCTCATCAACGTGACCGCCATCCGCACCACCAAGAGGCTGCGCGTCGACTTTGTCCGTCAGACCTTGCGCCAGGAAATCTCCTTCTTCGAcacgccctcctcctccttgtcgGGCCAGATTACGACAAACGGCAATCTCGTCAACAACGGCATCTCCGAGAAGCTCGGCCTCACCATCCAGGCCATGGCGAGCTTCATCAccgccttcatcgtcgcctttgccgtccAGTGGAAGCTgaccctcgtcgtcctcgccatcgtGCCCCTGAACCTCGTCGTGACCGTCATCTGCGTCGTCAAGGACACCCTGATCGAGCACCGCATCTTTGACATCTACAGCGAGAGCGGCAGCCTCGCCCAGGAAGCCTTCTCCACCATCCGCACCGCCCATGCCTTCTGGGCCTTTCCCAAGCTCGGCCACCGCttcgacgccatcctcgagcgcGCCCGAACCGTCGGTGGCAAGAAGAGCCTGCTGTACGCCATCCTCTTCCCCGTCGAGTTCTTCTGCGTCATTGCCGGATACGCCCTCGCCTTCTGGTACGGCATTCGCATGTACGCCTCGGGCGAGATTGAACagcccggcaccgtcgtcaccgtcattttcgccgtcctcgtcgccgcccaggcCCTCACCCAGATCGCGCCCCAGACCATTGCCATTTCCAAGGCCACCGCGGCCGCCCAGGATCTtttcgccgtcatcgaccgCAAATCGGCCATGGACTCGCTGTCGACCGAGGGCGTGCGGATACCCGACTTCAAGGGGGAGATTAAGCTTAGAGGCGTCAAGTTTGCCTATCCCTCAAGACCTGCCGTCGCGGTCCTGCACGGCTTGGATCTGGACATCCTGCCgggacggacgacggccctcgtcggcgcgagCGGCTCGGGGAAGAGCACCATCTtcggcctgctcgagagATGGTACCCCTTCTCGCAAGGCACCATCTTGCTCGACGGTTACAAGATTGAGGACCTGAACTTGCAATGGTTGAGGACGAATGTTCGACTCGTCCAGCAG GAACCGACGCTCTTCAGCGGCAGCATCTACCAGAACGTCGTGGACGGCCTCACCGGCACAGATATGGCGGGTTTAGGCGTCGAGGAAAAGCGGCGACTCGTCCGCGAGGCCTGCGAGGCGGCTTTTGCCCACGACTTTATCGAAGAACTCCCCAAC GCATACGACACCCACATCGGAGAGCGGGGCGCCTCTCTCTCCGGCGGGCAGAAGCAgcgcatcgtcatcgcccgcAGCATCATATCGAACCCGAGGGtcctcctgctcgacgaggccactTCCGCCCTCGACCCCAACGCTGAAAATATTGTGCAGGCGGCCCTCAACAACGTCGCCAGGGGTCGCACCATGATTGCCATTGCTCACCGCCTGAGCACCATCCGCGATGCAGACAACATCGTCGTCATGTCCAAGGGCGACACCGTCGAGTCCGGCACGCATCAGCAGCTGGTGTTGGTCGGAGGCGCCTATGCCCGCCTCGTGCAGGCGCAGGACCTGCGTGAGGGAACCGGCAGGGGCGGCACCGATGATGATGTCGagctggagaaggaggggggCCTTGAGAACTTGGACGTTGCTCTGACGAAAGTTTCGACGACCGGAACGATCTCGGCCggatccgacgacgacaaggacaaAGACAATTATAGTCTCTTTCGCGGCATGTTTCTCATCCTGGGCGAGCAAAAGACGCTGCATTGGCCCATGTTCATCAGCATCATCtgctgcttcgtcggcggcggttcGTATCCCGTCATTGCCATCCTCTTTGCCAAGACCATGACGGCGTTTGAAACAAAGGACGTGGCCGAGGGTGATTTCTACTCGCTCATGTTCTTCATCGTTGCCCTGGCAAACCTGGTCGcgtttgccgtcgccggctggtTGGCAAACGTCCTCGCTCAG ACGGTCATGAAGTTCTATCGTGCCGAAATCTTCAACAATACCCTCCGGCAGGACATGTCATTTTTCGACCGGCCGCAAAACTCGACGGGCGCGCTCGTgtcccgcctcgccgccgagcccacCTCGCTGCAGGAGCTGCTGTCGATGAACGTCaccctgctcgtcgtcaaccTCGTCAATCTCGTTTCGAGCTCGAtactcgccatcgccgtcggctggaagctcggcctcgtgctTGCCCTCGGTGCCCTGccggtcctcgtcggcgccggctacGTGCGAATCCGCCTCGAGTTCAAGTTTGACGACGACACGGCAGGCCGATTCGCCGAGAGCAGCGGAATTGCCGCGGAAGCCGTCATGGGCATCCGGACCGTCGCGAGCCTGGCCCTGGAGACGGAAGTTGTGGCGCGGTACGAGGAGCGGCTGATGGGCATCGCGCAGCGCGCGATTGGAAGTTTGGGATGGAAGATGCTGTTTTACGCCCTGAGCCAGTCCGTCTCCTTCCTGGTCATGGCTCTGGGCTTCTGGTACGGCGGGAAGCTGGTCTCGACGGGCGAGTACACGACGGCCCAATTCTACAccgtcttcatcgccgtcatcttctcgggcgaggcggccgccatgcTCTTCCAGTACACGACGAGCATCACCAAGGCGCGCACGGCCATCAACTACATCTTTCGACTGCGCCGAGAGAGGGCCCTCGACGACACCGAGGACGACCCGTCCTGCGACAGCGAAGACAGCGTGGAAAAGTCGATCAGGGGCACCGAGATAGCCTGCTCCGACGTCCGGTTCGCGTACCCCATCCGGCCGAAGAGGAAGGTTTTgaacggcatcgacgccatcttcAAATCGGGCAAGATGGTGGCCTTGGTGGGCGCCTCCGGCTGCGGCAAGTCGACCATGGTTGCCCTTCTCGAGCGCTTCTACGACCCCATCTCCGGCGCCATCACGGCCAACGGCCGCGACATGAAGACTCTGGATCGCTGCCGGTACCGCCGGGACGTGGCGCTCGTCCAGCAAGAGCCGGTGCTGTATCAGGGATCGATACGGGAGAACATATCGCTGGGCATCGAGTACGGCGATCCGACCGAGGAGGCGGTGGTGGAGGCGTGCCGGTCCGCCAACGTGTGGGACTTTATCGCCTCGCTTCCGCAGGGTCTCGACACGCCCTGCGGCAACCAGGGGCTGTCGCTCTCCGGCGGGCAGCGACAGCGCATCGCCATTGCGCGCGCTCTCGTCCGGAAACcgaggctgctgctgctcgacgaggccaccTCGTCTCTCGATACCGAGTCGGAGAACATTGTGAAGGAGGCGCtcgacaaggcggccgaaGGGCGGACGACGGTGGCAGTGGCGCATCGGCTGAGCACCGTTCGGGACGCGcacctcatcgtcgtcttcgcccAGGGTAGGATCGTGGAGAGGGGCACgcacgacgagctgctggagaagaaggggttgtacttgcagatgGTGTTGGGGCAGAGTCTAGACAGGGAGGCGGCCTAG